The stretch of DNA TGTCTGAATTCAGGCATATCAAATggatataaatatacaaaagtTTCATGACTATGCtaaaaaattttagattatGGATGCATATCATCATTTAAGCGTTAGAATTCATTCTACCAGTAAGCAATCTATCCAACAGGAGCAATGAAAAACTGTAAAGAGTAATAAGTTAATATAGCTTAATCATCAGTATGTACCTTTTACTGTCTTATCAAGGAGGAGCTGGATCTCTCCTTGCCGCTCATCCATTATTCCCTGCAATTTGGAGATGAAAAAGAATTGAGATTCAAAACCATAACTGAAATATGATGAACTTATAAACAAATAGTCAAAGACAGACTCCAAAGTTGCATAGAGGATATTGAAGTAATGAAATATGAATTTCTATGTGGAGTATACAATTATTATGACTAAAGTAGaaagatattttttaaattaataaaatcaaagcTTACCCTCCACAGCCTGCACCTATCAGAAAGAGCCTGTATGCCTTTTTCTAAAGTTATAACTGAATTCTCCTGGCTAGCAATGGATGCATCCATAAAACCCCCTTCACCTTCTATCCCTTCTAGAAGGTCANttttttttttttttttttttttgtgaacactttttccttttctagctATGATCAATTGTTGCCAGGCAAATCATGGTTCACATTGTAAAGTATTGATATATAgtgcaaatttatttttaatgtattatatgaatatgaatctataatacattaaaaatgaacttttaatatactaaaaatgaatacatATTAGTGAATAGTGATCCACCCACATTGCAATTTAAACCATAATTTGCTGAGGAGATTGCTGTGTTTTTCATCTCCTGAATCTGGAGTTGAATGAATGCAAAACACACCGGAAAGCAAGGATGCAAGTTAAGAGGACGCAATCCCATTATGCTTATAGTCTATTTCCATTTGCATTTCCATTCTGTATGaaaacaaagaaactaagtATGGTACTGTCACAATAGCTTATAGCTTCAAGGAAAATGATAGGTGTGTATACAAAATGCAATTGAAGCCTTGATGATTTCGATGGGTTGGTACACTAGTGCAATTTCTACAATTAAGCAGAAGAACAGATTGCCAAAAACATTGCAGTAATAACAAAATCACAGCCACCCAACCCATGTTGATAATTCCTTCACTATTTTCTCATCTGTGTGAAGAGTTGAGATGGGGGTCTTGCAGCAACTGAACTGTTACCAAATGCAGAGAAGCCTGCAGCTGTGCCTTGTTGGCTGCTAAAACCTCCAAACCCACCACCTATATCATTTGTCATAGCAAAATCAGAAATAAGTTGAGCAGGGAAGTAATCGTGTGGATGGAAATTAGGCATCATCATAGCAACACACACACATGACACACCCCATCAAATCATGTAAAAAATAGTTTATGGCTACTCCTTatgttttatcaaattaaatattaactctCTTCTAGGCCCATATATTCTCTCAGCAAtgcttataccatggaccagggttcatgTAGCAAGATGGTCCCCCgataaaagttcatttttaatatactgcaTGTTCAGTTTTAGTTtattacaagttcatttttacttgcaatatactaaaaatgaacttgtagaTATAAAAAATGAAGCTTTAtcaaggtccaccttgcaaggtggacccctTAGGTGCACAATGATATATTTGGCTTCTCTACAAGACTTGGTCAATTTTCTTGTGATGTTGGTCACTCATATTCTCATGGATAAAATGTCTTGTAAGAAAGACTGTAACCCAAACTATTAGATGAATACTAAAATACTTCATCCTCTCCCCATTACCGAGATACACCTTTGAGTAGGAAATTCAGTTTCAGGGAGGAGAATGCCAATTTTCAGACCCACTGAGATAATCATCCCCAACAAAACAAGACTAACACAGCTGAGAGATTACAACATACCAGCAGCACCGAAAGCACTTGCAGTTGGGGTTGCAGCAGCAGCAAATCCACCAGCCCCAGCGGCACCAGCGAACCCACCAGCCCCAGTGGTGGCAGCAGCAGCAAACCCACCGCCAGCAGAAGCTAAATTAGAAAATCCACCACCCACAGCCGAGACCCCACTAAACCCACCTCCAAAACTGCCACCAGAATTGTTGCTTATAAAACTGGTACCAAAACCACTCGCAGATGCAGAACCACTTGCAGCTAGTCCAGCACCGAACTGTCTTGACTGTCCAAAAGCACCAAGGACGGATCCCAAAGCTTGCTGTCCTGATCCAATTTGGGCTGGTTGACCAAACCCACTTCCAGTAGGAGCTTGACTTACATTACTGGTAGTAAAGCCACCAGAAAAGCTACCAAGGCTTGGAGGCTGTGGTGGCTGTAGTGATGGGAAACTAAAAGATGCTGGTCTAAATAGCTCACCACTAGGAGCTGTCATTGTGAAGGTAGagcttgttggagttggagtgTTATTAGACAATGAGGTACCAAATATATTAGGCTTTGCAGCAGCTACAGTAGTGGGACCTCCAATTCCAAACCCAGCTAGGTTGCCTAATGTCTGCTCAGTTGCCTGATTGGTCTCAGGAGCTACCTCTTCCATCTCATCCTCGTCTATGAATGCATCAGTATTCTCATTCTTTTCCCCACTGGCACTTTGAGAAGTTGATACAGCTGTCGATGGAGAAACTGCTGCATCAAATGACTGTTCCTGTATCACATTCAATCCCACACCCAAGGTAGGACTTGAAAGGCTAGCTGAGCTCATCTGACTTCCAGATTGTAAGTTTTCTGAATGTCCATTTATTGATGATGATTGGACCAAGAATCCAACTGGTGACTTGGATGTACCAATAGATGACTCGGGCTGTGAAGTCAAAGCCTCTGTCTTGGGTGTACCATTTGGAAGGGAAGGTGTTGTTGCAGAATTTGTATCATCTTTTGAATCAATATTGGAAGTAGGGAGTTGAGACAATGATTTAGGATCAGATTTTTTACTCTCAGGAATAATGGGTGATGAGCCCACTTTCTGAAAATTCGGAAAATGAAAGGCAGAATTTGTTTGAGAAGCACCTGACGACTGAGATAGTGAGATCATTTGATTGGAATCAGAACTGGCTTTCAAAATGGATGAAAATTTATCTGATGTTAGTTCACTTGATGAGGTTGGTGTATTTGCTCCTGGTGAAGAAGTGGAAGATATTGATGGTAAACTGACTTTTGCAGGTGAAGGGGAACCAAACAATGCAGTAGACATTGATGGTAAATTGAATTTTGAGACTGATGGGGAACTAAATGATGAAGTAGATAGTGACGAAAAATCGGCTTTTGAAGGTAACGAAGAACTCACAGATTGAACAGAAGTAGATATTGAGGTTCCACCAGCCTGACTTCTATTTAGCAAAATTTCTGAGGCCATTGCATTCCCAGGGAGGTTAAATGCTGGATCAGTAACAGTTGCAGGAGAGAAGGAAAAGCCAGAACTAGTCTTTAATTCAGTTGGCATAAATCCTCTTGCTATCGGTACATTCTTCTGATCTCTGACCGTTAAATTGGTATCAACCAGCTGTCTACCATCAGGGTTCTGACTGTCCAGGGAAACCTTCAGTGGTATTGGAGACTCTGATCGCAAAGTAGAGTTTGTCATCAGATGTGGTTTGGTTTCAGATTGCTGAATGAATTTTGAGTGACCTAGTGCCAAATTCCCAGTAAGAGTGTTGCTGGTTGAATTTTCATTAGTTAATTTGCCACTTTCCCTAGAAATGCTTTGACCAGAAACAGTTGACTTGGTTTGAGCCAGCGGTGAAATTGAAAAATTTCTCCCTGATGAAAGTTGCTCTGTGGGTTTTCCAAGGCCATCAGCCCATTGGGAAGAAGTGGGACTTCTACTAGATAGTTTTTCTGAGATGTCTGCAAATCCTGGATTATTTCCAGTGAAGTTATTAATCACAGCTATTATagagttggagaaaaataaCAGAGAAGATTCTTTTATGGAGGCAAGGCTAACCAGTGCTTTTGAATTGTTGAAAAGAGGTTGAAGATGCCAGTGGTGAAATTGAAAAATTTCTAGCTGATGAAGGTTGCTCCGCAGGTTTTCCAAGGGCATCAGCCCATTGGGAAGAAGCGGGACTTCTACTAGATAGTTTTTCTGAGATATCCGGAAATCCTGGATTATTTGCAGTAAAGTTATAAATAAAAGCTACTATAGAGTCGGAGAAAAATAACAGAAGATTCTTTTATGGAGGCAAGGCTAACCAGTGCTTTTGAATTGTTGAAAAGAGGTTGAAGATGCACCAAAGAGATTTGAGCCAGCGGCAGCTGATCTATCATATGACTGAGAATTGAGCTGCTGTTTATCAGCTGACAAAGATGCTCTACTTGCACTTACCTTCTGGTGATCTTCTCGCAGGAGAATTCTTTTTACAGTTGTCTTGGAAGGCTCAAAACTAGCCCAGCTCTGCATGCAGAGCAGTAAGATTGgcacaataaaaatatattataaatttttgtattttaaaaaaatttatatgtattattaaataattattaaaatatctaGCAGTAGAACCCAGGTCAGGTCACAGATCAATTTACAGTTTGACTTTAATAACATTGTTTATAAGTGCTCATCTATCTGTTTATTGTATTTCTAATTCATCCACTAATTGGAAAGAGGTGCATTTGGAATACTATATATACACCCTGAAGATTGCACAGAAAAATATCTACTTTCAAAAATAGTGATGGTTAAAAGATATCCTCGAATTAGTCCATCAAAACAATATTTCATTATTCAAAATGATTATGGATAATTGGATATAGAGGATATTACCCGATCCAAAGAATCTCGACGCCTCCTTGCTGTTTCTGGTTCAGAACTCTTTGCAGCATCCATTTGCTTTCTCAAGGACTGCTCTTTAGCAGCAAAAGAAACAGATCTTTCCCTGTTCAATGGGGTACTCAAAACCATTTCCTTAGCTGGAGTGCTGTAAGCAGTGTCATCATAAGACAGTCCAATTGTTTCAAACAATTCCTTTCTAACATTACGCCTGTCTGTAGAAGAATCTATGTTCAAATCAGCTATCAGTTTTGAGAGGCTTCCAGAGAGCTGCTCTGCTACTGCTAGTTGTGCATTCACTGTGTCACGTAAGCTGTGCAAGGACTGGACATTCCTGCAGTGCAAATAACATGACATAGTCATGTCAAAACTATCCACATattcattcatttatttaatttttgtttgtctTCAAGCACCATTTTAGTTTTCCGCATAAGGAGCATAGATTTACTCCAGCAaataaagaaaatgtcaaaactAAAATGATTTCTTTATATTGCCTGATAAAGACATAAAGTAGAAGGGTGTTACTAACTTGAGATAAAGTTAAGCATCTTCAGAAGACTAAGGAGACATTAACCATCTTACCTTCCTTGCCCATGCTTGCTTTGGGAAGCTCTACGATTCATTTGCATCCCATCACTTCCGCCAAAAGTATTTAGTTCAAGAATGTTGAAGTGCCTTTCCAACTCAATGAGTTGATTGGTTAAGACCTGAAAAAGGAAGAATGTAAAAACATCATGAAATCTTAAAAGGAGGGATTTATCATCCTGAAAATTCAACCCCTTATCACCTTGTTCATATCTCTTATATGTTCCTGCTTCAAGTCAAGTTCAGAACTTAATTTCTGGCGACTCCAGAGATCCAAATATCGGCTATCAGTGGCCTGCTTGAAAATGCCCTCCATGTATACTTTCTTTGCCAAAACTGGAAATTTTATGCAGGCGTAAACCAATTTCAAAGagattcaaatatttatttgccAAAAAAGTGAATAACAGAAACACAAATAATCTTGTCTGAATTCAGGCATATCAAATggatataaatatacaaaagtTTCATGACTATGCtaaaaaattttagattatGGATGCATATCATCATTTAAGCGTTAGAATTCATTCTACCAGTAAGCAATCTATCCAACAGGAGCAATGAAAAACTGTAAAGAGTAATAAGTTAATATAGCTTAATCATCAGTATGTACCTTTTACTGTCTTATCAAGGAGGAGCTGGATCTCTCCTTGCCGCTCATCCATTATTCCCTGCAATTTGGAGATGAAAAAGAATTGAGATTCAAAACCATAACTGAAATATGATGAACTTATAAACAAATAGTCAAAGACAGACTCCAAAGTTGCATAGAGGATATTGAAGTAATGAAATATGAATTTCTATGTGGAGTATACAATTATTATGACTAAAGTAGaaagatattttttaaattaataaaatcaaagcTTACCCTCCACAGCCTGCACCTATCAGAAAGAGCCTGTATGCCTTTTTCTAAAGTTATAACTGAATTCTCCTGGCTAGCAATGGATGCATCCATAAAACCCCCTTCACCTTCTATCCCTTCTAGAAGGTCATCCAGTTTTCTGGCCATTTCTTCAACCTGAGGAAAGGTGTAAATATAACTATGCACATATCTCAAGTCTCAACCATATGTAAAGAGGTAGAAACTAATAACTCTGCAAGAAACATAACATTATGAAGGCACCTTAAAGCAAAGATAAATCTGATACACTCAGATGCTCAGTACGCAGTAATTTAGGAAATACCAGAAGAGAACAATATCTCAAATACCAGCATATAAGATGACTATAAAGGATATGTAGGTAAAACATTTTCTATAAATATTAAGACATAAATCCAAGAGCTTGATCTGAAAGGGTAATATTATCCCCGAATGCTATTCCCAACAATAATCAACAAGAATGAGATCAATAGAATCAGAACAAAGTAACGGTGCTTAGCTTTCCTGCCATAGTTTAAAGGGTACTTCTTGCAACTCTCATACAGCAAAAGGCGTACAAAAATGTCAACAGTAAAAGTTAGGGGTCAAATGATCTATATGCTAACATGGGATAACAAAGTACCCAAgcaatttattttaatagatCATAAATAACTTACGCTGCGAAACTGCTTGGACGGTATTCTTTCAGAAGCATCTCTTGCAGGTTGAAGCTTTGAAGGCTTTTGCAATGAAATGTTTTGCTGCAACAAAGATGATGACTTAATGCTCTCAGCCCAAGGCATGACTTTTTGCTTAGAAGAATCAACTGAGGTTGAGTGGGCCTGAGTCCATGGAGAACTTTGGGGATGACCTCCAGATAAAGAGAGTGTAGTTCTATCAGAATTACCAGCAACTTTTTGTTGAATGTTACCAAAGGTTTGTAAGGGAGATCTTTCATCACTTTTTAGGGTGCCAGTAAAAGACGCAGCATTAGAAAAACCAGTTGATTGTGTCCTCCCTTGCACCCCCATAGCATGTCCTGTTTGCATACTTTTTCCAAATGATTGGCTGTAATTGTTTGAGGTTTTCACTGAAGCAGAACCTATACTAGTCTTGGCTTCAACTGTTGTATGAACTGCTTTCATACTTAAACTGTTGCCTAGAGTTTCTGGATTTGCAGGCTGAGATGCATTCACTGATgaatgtttcaaattttcatctTGTTTCCCAAACATAGGTGATTGCAATCCAACCCTATCTTGGCTTAGCTTCATAAAAGGGAGTTTATGCTGATCCTCACTCCCTAAGTTCAGAAGTGGTTTGGGCCCCTGATTGCTGGTCCTAATATCATCTTGGGAAAGCACAGATGGCAGGGTCCCTGAAGCAGAACCTATACTAGTCTTGGCTTCAACGGCTGTATGAACTGCTTTCATCCTTAAACTGTTACCTAGAGTTTCTGGGTTTGCAGGCTGAGATGCATTCACTGATgaatgtttcaaattttcatctTGTTTCCCAAACATAGGTGATTGCAATCCATCCCTATCTTGGCTTGGCTTCATAACAG from Ipomoea triloba cultivar NCNSP0323 chromosome 7, ASM357664v1 encodes:
- the LOC116025241 gene encoding nuclear pore complex protein NUP214 isoform X1; this encodes MAPPISSSNANAIIKLEEEIEGDQIGSRDYRFCRIGEPVPIKADGISPFDPENEVPPLQPLAVSERFRLIFVAHSDGFCVARTNEVLASAKEIKDERKELSVQESCIVDISIGLVSILALSADESLLAATVGSEINFFPVSTLLLKEQQPSFSFSLNESFIKDMQWAKKEERIYLLLSSEGKLYCGHGQSQANYVMDNVDAVGWSANGDCVAVARNNVISILSSRFEEKLSLEPSFKLMLSDSDAESVIRVDAVRWVRPDSIVLGCIQVNDDGEETYALQVITGKNGKIDDDSSKPVVLSFTNVFPDFRSDAVPLASGPHLFFSYLDNHGLAFVANRKNLEQHILLFGWSVGEGTNEAAMIEILNDSWSPKIEAQESGDDILVLGLAIDKISQQKGLKLLLGEEEKEVSPCCVLLCLAGDGRLSAFHFASAAGASATSPIFTCFDEKEHTSTVALSDHVASEVQIKDVEGTGMKSKELNISESDIKAAGVAQQGTQPSVLSQEDIRTSNQGPKPLLNLGSEDQHKLPVMKPSQDRDGLQSPVFGKQDENLKHSSVNASQPANPETLGNSLSMKAVHTAVEAKTSIGSASGTSPSVLSQDDIRTSNQGPKPLLNLGSEDQHKLPVMKPSQDRDGLQSPMFGKQDENLKHSSVNASQPANPETLGNSLRMKAVHTAVEAKTSIGSASGTLPSVLSQDDIRTSNQGPKPLLNLGSEDQHKLPFMKLSQDRVGLQSPMFGKQDENLKHSSVNASQPANPETLGNSLSMKAVHTTVEAKTSIGSASVKTSNNYSQSFGKSMQTGHAMGVQGRTQSTGFSNAASFTGTLKSDERSPLQTFGNIQQKVAGNSDRTTLSLSGGHPQSSPWTQAHSTSVDSSKQKVMPWAESIKSSSLLQQNISLQKPSKLQPARDASERIPSKQFRSVEEMARKLDDLLEGIEGEGGFMDASIASQENSVITLEKGIQALSDRCRLWRGIMDERQGEIQLLLDKTVKVLAKKVYMEGIFKQATDSRYLDLWSRQKLSSELDLKQEHIRDMNKVLTNQLIELERHFNILELNTFGGSDGMQMNRRASQSKHGQGRNVQSLHSLRDTVNAQLAVAEQLSGSLSKLIADLNIDSSTDRRNVRKELFETIGLSYDDTAYSTPAKEMVLSTPLNRERSVSFAAKEQSLRKQMDAAKSSEPETARRRRDSLDRSWASFEPSKTTVKRILLREDHQKVSASRASLSADKQQLNSQSYDRSAAAGSNLFGASSTSFQQFKSTGFPDISEKLSSRSPASSQWADALGKPAEQPSSARNFSISPLASSTSFQQFKSTGFADISEKLSSRSPTSSQWADGLGKPTEQLSSGRNFSISPLAQTKSTVSGQSISRESGKLTNENSTSNTLTGNLALGHSKFIQQSETKPHLMTNSTLRSESPIPLKVSLDSQNPDGRQLVDTNLTVRDQKNVPIARGFMPTELKTSSGFSFSPATVTDPAFNLPGNAMASEILLNRSQAGGTSISTSVQSVSSSLPSKADFSSLSTSSFSSPSVSKFNLPSMSTALFGSPSPAKVSLPSISSTSSPGANTPTSSSELTSDKFSSILKASSDSNQMISLSQSSGASQTNSAFHFPNFQKVGSSPIIPESKKSDPKSLSQLPTSNIDSKDDTNSATTPSLPNGTPKTEALTSQPESSIGTSKSPVGFLVQSSSINGHSENLQSGSQMSSASLSSPTLGVGLNVIQEQSFDAAVSPSTAVSTSQSASGEKNENTDAFIDEDEMEEVAPETNQATEQTLGNLAGFGIGGPTTVAAAKPNIFGTSLSNNTPTPTSSTFTMTAPSGELFRPASFSFPSLQPPQPPSLGSFSGGFTTSNVSQAPTGSGFGQPAQIGSGQQALGSVLGAFGQSRQFGAGLAASGSASASGFGTSFISNNSGGSFGGGFSGVSAVGGGFSNLASAGGGFAAAATTGAGGFAGAAGAGGFAAAATPTASAFGAAGGGFGGFSSQQGTAAGFSAFGNSSVAARPPSQLFTQMRK